Genomic window (Aquimarina sp. BL5):
CCTTATCTATTAACACCCAAACAATTACGAGAATCAGTATTGGTAACATCTGGCGCTATGACAGCTCTATTAGGCAGACTAGAAAAAATGGAACTGGTTTATCGTTCTCCGGATCCAAAAGATGGCCGTATTAAGGCCGCCGCTCTAACAAAAAAAGGAGTTGCAATAATTGATAAAGCTATCGAAGTTCGTTTTGCTGAAGCACGTAAAGCTGTTAGTGGTCTTTCCGAAAAAGAGCAAAAAAAACTGGTACCATT
Coding sequences:
- a CDS encoding MarR family winged helix-turn-helix transcriptional regulator yields the protein MIEKDIIDHLISDWNNQRPELDPSAMEIVGRVMQLGKKLEKSAGLALKDSGIYYTDLDVLATLRRSGKPYLLTPKQLRESVLVTSGAMTALLGRLEKMELVYRSPDPKDGRIKAAALTKKGVAIIDKAIEVRFAEARKAVSGLSEKEQKKLVPLLKKLLFSATRDT